One Periophthalmus magnuspinnatus isolate fPerMag1 chromosome 8, fPerMag1.2.pri, whole genome shotgun sequence genomic window carries:
- the chadla gene encoding chondroadherin-like protein, whose product MCSCDNTKLTVTCAGKNLTKVPAAVDEITVKLNLRNNNMKSLPKGSFIQTPYLTHLNLQSCNIEHVKEGAFRSLGRLLNLNLAYNKIDMLYQESFDGLSALKELNLHHNRIEEIQPGAFTQLGVLNMLTLSHNQLVYIPNMVFQGLHNIKWLRLSHNLLNNLAPEAFAGLFTLTRLSLDHNELQFFPTQTMTRLPEVTRLDMNHNPMMYLGDEAVSMAKLTHLYLDHMSLQDVSDQALSKAPRVSHLDVSYNQLHYLEPLSGPKELISLNLTGNPVYCNCFLRQLRQWAQKNTVKLFGSCTGPSHLADEPLEKMKVLDLRCRRGESLKEENEKDDAPTQPTKTEPKVQCPDNCDCNVDGQHATCEGRGHTKVPKGFPAITQLLDLRNNHFHYLPVNSFKTVGSVISLHLELCKIHEIESGAFSGMKKLLYLYLSDNDLTSLDPEAFKGAPELTYLHLEGNRLLEFPGTALAQVPHLFVLHLERNVISKLEPSGLLSSTAPNLRELYLTNNTITAVAKDALDSELLAVLYVDMNQLKEVPTRGLSKTSQLEDLNLSHNSIKWVGPNAFQPVSRTLKKLKMDETGIEKMSSDALTGLGPGLRALTLRGNPVEVLPDLRPLTGLELVDLNDIPLLCDCTQQTLYRWLGSVNFEVTATCASPPEQKGQKIREVLLFKSCRESSESPPTLKSKTVSPKPSKTKKDKARSQKGRAKTISTTKSKVKLYG is encoded by the exons ATGTGCAGCTGTGACAATACTAAGCTCACTGTTACCTGTGCAGGCAAGAATCTTACAAAAGTTCCCGCAGCTGTAGATGAG ATAACAGTGAAATTAAACTTGAGGAACAACAACATGAAGAGCCTTCCTAAAGGGAGTTTTATACAGACACCATATCTCACCCATTTAAACCTTCAAAGCTGTAACATTGAACATGTTAAAGAGGGAGCTTTCAGGAGCCTGGGGCGTCTGCTCAACTTAAACCTGGCCTACAATAAAATTGACATGTTGTATCAG GAGTCCTTTGATGGGCTTTCAGCCTTAAAGGAGCTGAATCTGCATCATAATCGCATAGAGGAGATCCAGCCCGGTGCCTTCACTCAGCTCGGAGTTCTCAATATGTTAACACTTAGTCACAATCAGTTGGTTTACATACCCAACATGGTTTTTCAG ggtCTCCACAACATAAAGTGGCTGCGTCTGAGCCATAACTTGCTGAACAACCTGGCACCCGAGGCTTTTGCAGGTCTGTTCACACTCACCCGCCTAAGTTTGGACCACAATGAGCTGCAGTTTTTCCCAACTCAGACCATGACAAG ACTCCCTGAGGTCACGCGTCTGGACATGAACCACAACCCTATGATGTACCTTGGAGACGAGGCTGTCTCTATGGCCAAGCTCACACACCTCTATCTGGACCACATGTCTCTGCAGGACGTCTCAGACCAGGCGCTGTCCAAGGCCCCACGTGTGTCCCATCTGGATGTTAGCTACAATCAGCTCCACTACCTGGAGCCACTGTCAGGGCCTAAGGAGCTGATCAGCCTCAACCTCACAG gtaACCCTGTGTACTGTAACTGCTTCTTACGACAATTGAGGCAGTGGGCGCAGAAGAATACTGTGAAGCTCTTTGGCTCGTGCACAGGGCCTAGTCACCTCGCAGATGAACCTCTGGAGAAAATGAAGGTTTTAGATCTACGCTGTCGCCGAGGGGAGTCACTCAAAGAGGAGAATGAGAAAGACGACGCACCGACTCAACCAACAAAAACAGAGCCAAAGGTCCAGTGTCCGGACAACTGCGACTGCAAT GTTGACGGTCAGCATGCCACCTGTGAGGGCAGAGGTCACACCAAAGTCCCCAAAGGCTTCCCTGCTATTACACAGTTACTGGATCTTCGCAACAACCACTTCCACTACCTCCCTGtaaacagctttaaaacagtCGGCAGTGTCATTTCACTTCATCTTGAACTTTGCAAAATCCATGAGATTGAAAGTGGCGCCTTCAGTGGAATGAAAAAACTGCTGTATCTCTATCTGTCCGACAATGATCTCACATCACTGGATCCTGAGGCATTTAAAGGAGCCCCAGAGCTAACGTACCTTCACCTGGAGGGGAACAGGCTGCTGGAGTTTCCTGGAACAG CTCTGGCACAAGTTCCACATTTGTTCGTCCTCCATTTAGAACGTAATGTCATCTCAAAACTTGAACCTTCTGGCTTATTGTCATCAACTGCTCCGAATCTCAGAGAACTTTATTTGACCAACAACACCATAACAGCTGTGGCTAAAGATGCTCTTGACTCAGAACTCCTCGCTGTACTGTACGTGGACATGAACCAGCTGAAGGAGGTGCCCACCCGAGGTCTGTCAAAGACAAGTCAACTCGAGGACCTCAATCTGTCCCACAACTCGATCAAGTGGGTCGGACCAAATGCATTTCAGCCAGTTTCCCGAACCCTCAAGAAGCTTAAGATGGATGAGACGGGCATTGAGAAG ATGTCTAGTGACGCTCTGACAGGTCTAGGCCCAGGACTGAGGGCTCTGACTCTGAGAGGAAACCCAGTGGAGGTGCTTCCTGACTTGCGCCCCCTCACTGGTCTGGAGCTTGTAGATCTAAATGACATCCCTCTTCTATGTGACTGCACTCAGCAAACTTTATACAG GTGGCTTGGGAGTGTGAACTTCGAGGTCACTGCTACATGTGCCAGTCCCCCAGAGCAGAAAGGTCAAAAGATCAGAGAAGTCCTTCTGTTTAAGTCCTGCCGAGAATCGAGCGAGTCTCCTCCAACTCTAAAATCAAAGACTGTGTCCCCAAAACCTTCAAAGACAAAGAAAGACAAAGCCAGATCACAAAAAGGACGAGCAAAGACAATTTCTACCACAAAATCTAAAGTTAAACTATACGGCTGA